A single Anopheles funestus chromosome 2RL, idAnoFuneDA-416_04, whole genome shotgun sequence DNA region contains:
- the LOC125765819 gene encoding mitochondrial nicotinamide adenine dinucleotide transporter SLC25A51, producing the protein MAIVRAEPTGVPPTVTTVANPPAVPIFCWREFACGWGAAFVNITVTYPIYKMIFRQMLHGVQLTQAFGQLRSEGMTYLYRGIFPPLAQKTISLSLMFGVYDSTRRPLVEYCHVNPYTAKTVAGMVAGTFEAMLMPFERVQTLLADAAYHQKYRNTHHAFKIIMLENGIKELYRGLVPVLWRNGPSNAMFFVLREEADSRLPKRVTILSQRTQEFVAGACIGAFISSLFYPLNVVKVTMQCRVGGPYDNMWTALMQVYNERDRKLRNVYKGVSMNCTRAFFSWGIMNTAYEQLKKVFY; encoded by the exons ATGGCGATTGTTCGCGCTGAGCCGACCGGAGTTCCCCCAACTGTGACGACCGTGGCCAATCCGCCCGCGGTGCCTATCTTCTGCTGGCGAGAGTTTGCGTGTGGTTGGGGTGCCGCCTTCGTCAACATTACCGTAACATACCCGATCTACAAGATGATCTTCCGGCAAATGCTGCACGGGGTGCAGTTAACGCAAGCCTTCGGGCAGCTGCGTAGTGAAGGAATGACCTATCTGTATCGTGGCATTTTCCCACCTTTGGCCCAGAAAACTATATCCCTGTCGCTAATGTTCGGTGTGTACGATAGCACACGGCGGCCACTGGTGGAGTACTGTCACGTGAATCCGTACACAGCGAAAACAGTTGCTGGAATGGTGGCGGGAACATTCGAAGCGATGCTGATGCCTTTCGAACGGGTCCAGACACTGCTGGCGGATGCGGCGTATCATCAAAAATACCGAAACACTCATCATGCGTTCAA AATAATCATGCTCGAAAATGGAATCAAAGAATTGTACCGTGGATTGGTACCGGTTCTTTGGCGCAACGGACCATCTAATGCtatgttttttgtattaagAGAGGAAGCCGACAGTCGTTTACCAAAACGG GTTACAATACTTTCACAACGTACCCAGGAATTTGTTGCGGGAGCATGCATCGGTGCATTTATCAGTTCGCTGTTCTATCCACTGAACGTGGTAAAGGTGACCATGCAGTGCCGTGTTGGAGGTCCTTACGACAATATGTGGACAGCATTAATGCAGGTGTATAATGAGCGGGATCGAAAGCTAAGAAATGTATACAAAGGTGTCAGTATGAACTGCACCCGTGCATTCTTCAGCTGGGGTATCATGAATACGGCTTACGAACAGCTGAAGAAAGTGTTCTATTGA